TTACTAGGTGTAGGTGGAGGCCAGAAATTAATTACACCATTAATTTCACGTTTACAATATCCTATCTGGGAAAAAGCTTTGCGTGAAAGCGGTATTGCCGAACAGGATATTCCACACATAGTTGACAAAATGAAAAAAGCCTATATCGGCTGGAATGAGAATTCATTTCCTGGCCTATTGGGTAACGTTATATCGGGTCGTATTACCAATCGTTTCGACCTAGGTGGTATTAACAGCGTTGTAGATGCTGCTTGTGCTGCTTCCTTGAGTGCCATAAAAATGTCCTTGAGTGAATTAGTAGAAGGACGTTGCGACATGATGCTGACTGGTGGTGTTGATACCGACAATTCACCATTTATGTATATGTCGTTTAGTAAAACGCCTGCCTTCTCAAAATCTGGAAATATCAGCCCATTTAGCGATAACGCGGATGGTATGCTGATTGGCGAAGGATTGGGAATGTTGGTATTAAAAAGATTAGAGGATGCTGTGCGTGATGGTGACAGAATTTACGCGACCATTACAGGTGTTGGAACTTCTAGTGATGGCCGTTTCAAATCGGTTTATGCCCCTCGTCCTGCTGGACAAGCCATGGCTGTAGAACGTGCTTATGAAGATGCGGGTTATGCACCCTCAACTGTAGGTTTAATTGAAGCACATGGTACAGGTACTGCTGCAGGTGACCCTGTTGAATTTTCATCCATGCAAATGGTCTTTGGGAAAGACAACCCTCAAAAACAACATATTGCTTTGGGTTCCATCAAATCGCAAGTGGGCCATGCTAAAGCTGCAGCTGGTGCTGTGGGGATGGTGAAAGCGGTATTGGGTTTACACCATAAAGTGTTACCGCCAACAATTAATGTGGAGCAACCCAATTCTAAGTTTGACATTAGTAATTCGGCTATGTATATCAATACAGAAGCTCGTCCATGGTTAAGAAACGGACATCCGCGTCGTGCTGGTGTAAGTGCTTTCGGTTTTGGAGGCATCAATGTTCATATTGCATTAGAAGAATATGCTGGCACAAAGCCTAAGGATTATCGTATACATGAGCCCTATAAATCGGTCTTATTAAGCGCTCAAAATCCTAGTCAATTATTAGAGACTTGTAAAAGCACTTTAGCCAATTTAGAAGGAGAAGAAAGTAAATTGGCTTTCTTAAACCTAACAAAGTCTAGTAAAAATAGCATCGCAGACAAATCCTTTGCTCGCATTGGATTTGTGGCCCAAGACATTGAAGAATGTATTAGTTTATTCCAAACGAGTATACAAATGCTTCAAACCAAACAAGAACAATGGAATCATCCTAAAGGTATTTACTACCGTCCGAATGGTATGGATGCCCAATCGAAAGATGTAGTGGCATTATTTGCAGGACAAGGCTCACAATATGTGGGTATGGGTAAAGAATTAACCAATGCCTTCCCTGAGCTAAATGAAGCTTTTCAGCAGACCGACAAACTTTTTGAGCAAAACGGAGAAGCTGCTTTATCAAAAACTATCTTCCCTATTCCTGTATTCTCGAAAGAAGCAAAAGCAGCTCAACAAAAAACATTAACACAAACGAAATTTGCTCAGCCTGCCATTGGTACCTTGAGCATGGGACAATATAAGATTTTACAAAATGCCGGATTTAAGCCTAGCTTTACTGCCGGACATAGTTTTGGTGAATTAACTGCACTTTGGGCAGGTGGTGTTTATGATGAAAATACCTTTTTAGCATTGGCTAAAACCAGGGGTGCTGTCATGTCGATTGAAAATCCCAATGCAGACAAAGGTTCAATGCTAGCTGTTGAAGCTTCGCAAGAACAGGTGCTACAAGCCATTGCCAATATGCCTGGTGTTAGCATTGCCAACGTGAATTCAATTAGCCAGATTATTCTTGGCGGTAGCACACAAGCCATCCGCATTGCAGAACAACAATTAAAAAATCAGGGCTATGCTGTTATTCCATTACCGGTTTCAGCGGCCTTCCACACTGATTTTGTTAAACATGCACAAGAGCCTTTTGCTGGTTTTATTGCAGCACAGCAGTTTAACACACCGAAAATACCTATTTATTCAAATACATCAGGAAATCAATTCCCAAATGATTCCAATGCAATAAAAGAAATTTTAAAGGGACAGATTCTAAAGCCTGTATTGTTTAAAAATCAAATTGAAAATATTTATAATGCTGGTGGTCGTGTATTTGTAGAGTTCGGACCCAAAGGTGTATTGACCAAATTGGTTGGGAATATCTTAGAA
This window of the Lentimicrobium sp. L6 genome carries:
- a CDS encoding type I polyketide synthase gives rise to the protein MNINSSLQKTPIAVIGLSTIVADALNIEEFWTNIIQGKDSITDVPKSRWDIDDYYDADMTAPDKTYCKRGGFIPDINFNPMEFGLPPNILEVTDASQLLGLIAARDALKDAGYGKDSVKFTTALKAKTGVLLGVGGGQKLITPLISRLQYPIWEKALRESGIAEQDIPHIVDKMKKAYIGWNENSFPGLLGNVISGRITNRFDLGGINSVVDAACAASLSAIKMSLSELVEGRCDMMLTGGVDTDNSPFMYMSFSKTPAFSKSGNISPFSDNADGMLIGEGLGMLVLKRLEDAVRDGDRIYATITGVGTSSDGRFKSVYAPRPAGQAMAVERAYEDAGYAPSTVGLIEAHGTGTAAGDPVEFSSMQMVFGKDNPQKQHIALGSIKSQVGHAKAAAGAVGMVKAVLGLHHKVLPPTINVEQPNSKFDISNSAMYINTEARPWLRNGHPRRAGVSAFGFGGINVHIALEEYAGTKPKDYRIHEPYKSVLLSAQNPSQLLETCKSTLANLEGEESKLAFLNLTKSSKNSIADKSFARIGFVAQDIEECISLFQTSIQMLQTKQEQWNHPKGIYYRPNGMDAQSKDVVALFAGQGSQYVGMGKELTNAFPELNEAFQQTDKLFEQNGEAALSKTIFPIPVFSKEAKAAQQKTLTQTKFAQPAIGTLSMGQYKILQNAGFKPSFTAGHSFGELTALWAGGVYDENTFLALAKTRGAVMSIENPNADKGSMLAVEASQEQVLQAIANMPGVSIANVNSISQIILGGSTQAIRIAEQQLKNQGYAVIPLPVSAAFHTDFVKHAQEPFAGFIAAQQFNTPKIPIYSNTSGNQFPNDSNAIKEILKGQILKPVLFKNQIENIYNAGGRVFVEFGPKGVLTKLVGNILEGKEHTAIAINPNAKKDSDLQFRQAIVQLHVLGLQLSNVDPYLKEAEAPAKASKMDVIISGANYVSPATKKAYSDVTNNGFKISGNQTQVIEKIVEVEKVVEVAAQTTNNPSNENNGVSELLLSTLESFKTNQAKSLELFERFINDQNTQSQQLIDIIGQQVNANLPLTPQEAAAPTITAPVIETVAPIQAEVQAASEANKTTADTTQLEKMLLEVVSEKTGYPAEMLEMNMDM